ATTTACTACTCCTATTTATGCTAAAATTCTGCAACTGTACAGAGAGGCGTTGGTGAAAGGGGAGTTACCTACTTCAGCCTATTTTATTGGTTTGGGAGATCGGGAAGTACAGATGGAGGTGATCGATTTAATTACCATGCGTCATGAAGTTTCTAGTCACTGGGAAGGCACGCATCAAATCATCATCAATAAAGAAAACGATGACCTCACGCTCACAGGGTATAAATCTATCTTGCGACTAAAACGCAAAATGGTGCAGAAGCTCATGGAGGAAGCCAAAGTCAAACTCAGAGATGCTGAGGGCGAGCAGGATAACGAAGAGAAGGTAAATGAATATCAGGTGCTTTATTTTGAACTGAAAAAAGTACAGCTGGAAATCGACAAGGAACTTGGAATAGTGATAGGATAAAACCAAACTTTATTTGGCAACACCCTGTTAAAGATGGGAAAGCTTGTAAATTTGCTTTTCCTATATGTGTATTCAAACCCAAATTTTGTGGAAAAATATATTCTAGATCCGATAGAGGATGCAATAGAAGCCATTAAAAACGGCGAAGTAATCATAGTGGTAGATGACGAGGATAGAGAAAATGAGGGGGATTTTGTCTGTGCGGCAGATACTGTCACACCAGAGATCATCAATTTCATGGCCACTCATGGACGCGGACTGATCTGTGCCCCACTTATTGAAGATAGGTGTGAAAAGTTGGGATTGGAACTGATGGTGGGACACAACACGGCTGCTTTTGAAACTCCATTTACCGTATCTGTGGATCTGATCGGGCATGGCTGCACTACCGGTATTTCTGCTTCTGATAGGGCGAAGACCATCAAGGCCTTGGTGGATGATGCCATTGACCCCAATGAACTTGGAAAACCAGGACATATTTTCCCTTTAAAGGCTAAACGAGGTGGAGTACTGAGGAGAGCGGGGCACACCGAAGCAGCCATTGATCTATCTAGATTGGCAGGGCTTTCGCCCGCGGGAGTTTTGGTAGAAATCATGAATGAGGATGGCACCATGGCCCGTCTTCCTGATCTGGTGGAGGTAGCCAAGAAATTCAATTTGAAGTTGATTTCCATCAAAGATTTGATCGCTTATAGATTAAAACATGAGTCTTTGATCAAAAGAGAGATTGGAGTGGATCTTCCTACCGAATTTGGGGATTTTGAAATGATAGCATTTCGTCAGACCAACACTCAGGAATTACACTTGGCGCTGATCAAGGGAAGTTGGGAAGAAGATGAGCCGGTTTTGGTAAGGGTTCATTCATCTTGTATTACGGGTGACATTTTCGGGTCATGTAGATGTGACTGTGGACCTCAGCTGCACGCTGCCATGCAGATGGTGGAGAAGGAAGGCAAGGGAATGGTCATTTACATGAATCAGGAGGGTAGAGGTATAGGATTGATCAATAAGCTGAAGGCTTACAAACTCCAGGAAGAAGGAATGGATACTGTACAGGCCAATTTGGCACTTGGCCTACCCATGGATAGCAGAGATTATGGCGTTGGGGCTCAGATTCTCAGGGATCTTGGGGTCAGCAAAATCAGGTTGATTTCAAATAATCCGCAAAAGCGAGTTGGTCTTTTGGGGTATGGTTTGGAGATCGTGGAGCAGGTGCCTATAGAAATAGCGCCCAATAAACATAACGAACGCTACCTCACGACCAAACGTGACAAGATGGGACACAATATTTTGAAGTGAAAATCTGTTAACATGCTGTAATATAGCAGTGGATTTGCATCTGAACTTCAACCCAAATTCCCAATCCTCGTTAATTAAAGCATGACTATAACTATGAAAAAGGCAATATTCACCCTTAGCTTTCTCATGATAGGTATAGGGTTCTTACTAGCCCAGGATAAATTTCCTTCCCATCTTTGGCACAAAGGAAATATCTACGGAACAGACGGAGCGGTATATGGTGGGGAAATAAAATATGACCTGGAGAATAACCTCGTTCAACTGAAAGGACAGACCATTTCCACATTTACTGCCTCGAATGTCACCTACTTTGAACTGTTTGACGAAGTGTACGGGGGAATTAGGAAGTTTTTCAGCCTTCCCTATTCTTTGAATAATGATTACGAAGTTCCGGTTTTCTTCGAAGTATTGACAGAAGGGGATGAGATCGCTTTGCTTTGCAGAGAATACATAGCCAGTGACTCCAGAAATATGGGAGGGTACGGTATGATGGGGGCTTATGGGATGAATCCATTCTATGGTCCGCAAAATATGGTAGGTTATAAACTGGCTTTTAACTATTATTTTGTGACTGAAGGAAGAATAGAAAAATACAGTTTGAAGAAAAAAGACCTTTTTGAAATGCTTCCGGGTCACGATGATGAGCTTGATATTTTCATGCGAAAAAACAGACTAGAGCATGACAAGCGCGGCGATCTACTCAGGATCACCGCTTATTACAATGAACTGAATTAAATCTAATGTCAAAACCTTTAATTCTCGTCTCCAATGACGATGGAATAACCTCTAAAGGCATTCGCGTATTGGTATCTGCCATGCAAAAACTAGGAGAGGTGGTAGTCGTAGCACCAGACAGTCCTCAATCAGGCATGGGACATGCGATTACCATAGGCGAAACGCTCAGACTTACAGAAGAAGAAACTTTTCAAGGCATCAAAGCCTATAAATCCAGCGGAACTCCGGCAGATTGTGTAAAACTGGCGAAACATTATATACTTAAAGACCGCAGCCCGGACCTGATTGTAAGCGGGATTAACCATGGGTCAAATACTTCTATTTCGGTTCTCTATTCCGGTACCATGTCTGCTGCGATAGAAGGGGCATTGGAGGGATATCCATCCATTGGATTCAGCTTGTGTGATTATTCCTCTGATGCTGAGTTTTCACATGTGGAGGAATGGGTAGAGAAAATAGCCAACCAAGTATTGCAAAATGGCATTCCCAAAGGCATAGCGCTCAATGTGAATTTTCCTCCTAAGCAAAAAGAGAATATTAAAGGAATCAAAGTCTGCCGTCAAGCCGAAGCAAAATGGCAGGAAGAATTTGATGAGCGAGTGGACCCAAATGGCAGAAGGTATTTTTGGCTTGCGGGAAACTTTGTGAATTTCGATAAGGGTGAGGATAATGACGAATGGGCCATTGCCAATAATTACATTGCTATCGTTCCTTGCCAATATGACCTCACTGCCCATCATGCTATTAGTCAGATGAATAAAAATTGGAATTGGGATGAGTTAAAGTAATCCAGAACGCGATTCCTTTCGTATTTCCTGTTTCAATTGATTGAATTTGGTTAATTTACACCCTCATAACCCAACTTCCTTTTTGAAACGGATATTCTTTTTCGGATTTCTCTTGCCCTTGCTTGGCATTTTAGAAGTTTCTGGCCAAGTCCCTGATACCGACAGTTTGGAAAGAGTACTACCCAATACTGAAGGCAATACCCGATTGGTTTTGCTGAATGAATTGGCCACTTTTCTCCGGGAAACCAAGCAAGAACAAGCTTTAGACTATGCTCTGGAAGCTGAAAAACTAGCCAAAGCTCAAGGAGATAAATCCGAAGAGGCCAAAGCCAAGGAAAATATCGGTTGGATATATTACCGTCAAGGACAGTGGCAAAAATCATTCGACTACTCTAAAGAATCCTATGAGCTGGCTATGGAAGTCGAAGACCTCCAAGAAGCTGCACGGGTACTCAATAACATGGGTGCGCTCTATTATGAGCAAAAAAATTACCCTCAGGCCATAGCACAATTCAAAAATGCTTATCGGCTCAGTGAGGAGGCGGAGGATTTGTACACCACTATCCGCAGTCTGAATAATGTGGCTTACAATTTCACGTTAATTGATGAATTGGACTCTGCTCGCTTCTATGCCATTAAAGCTATTGAAGCAAATGAAGCAGCGGGATCACCCTATTTGACAGCTTTTTCACATCGTGTCATCGGTGATATTTACCTGAAAAAAGCCCAGTTAGATTCTGCTGAATACGTTTTTGAATTGGCGTGGGAAATGGCAGTAGAACAAGGGATTACCTCTTTTCAGGCCAGTATTTTGCACCGACTGGGGAATGTATATCTTACAAATGGGAAAATTGACAAAGCTAAAGCTGCTTTAGATAGGGGGTTAGAGATTTCAGTTGAAAATCAGTACTTGGATGAGCAGTCTAAAAGCCATAAGTATCTGGCCATTTACCATGAAAAAGTGGGGGATATCAATGAGGCATTCAGGCATCAAAAGCTCTACCTACAGCTTTATGATTCGTTGACAGACCAGTCCACAAGAGACAGACTTGCACTGATGCAGGGGATGTTTCAGGATGATTTGAATCAAAGTGAGTTAGATTTACTGTTGGCTCAAAATGAAAATCAAGCAGCAAAGCTGGCATTCAATCGAAGGATTATCATTATCATCAGTGTGGCTGCCATTGTAGTATTGGCTTTGATGATCTGGCTGTATTTTCTGCATAGAAATGTGAAAAGAACGAATACCAAGCTTTTGGACCATCAGAATAAAA
This genomic window from Algoriphagus sp. TR-M9 contains:
- a CDS encoding bifunctional 3,4-dihydroxy-2-butanone-4-phosphate synthase/GTP cyclohydrolase II → MEKYILDPIEDAIEAIKNGEVIIVVDDEDRENEGDFVCAADTVTPEIINFMATHGRGLICAPLIEDRCEKLGLELMVGHNTAAFETPFTVSVDLIGHGCTTGISASDRAKTIKALVDDAIDPNELGKPGHIFPLKAKRGGVLRRAGHTEAAIDLSRLAGLSPAGVLVEIMNEDGTMARLPDLVEVAKKFNLKLISIKDLIAYRLKHESLIKREIGVDLPTEFGDFEMIAFRQTNTQELHLALIKGSWEEDEPVLVRVHSSCITGDIFGSCRCDCGPQLHAAMQMVEKEGKGMVIYMNQEGRGIGLINKLKAYKLQEEGMDTVQANLALGLPMDSRDYGVGAQILRDLGVSKIRLISNNPQKRVGLLGYGLEIVEQVPIEIAPNKHNERYLTTKRDKMGHNILK
- the surE gene encoding 5'/3'-nucleotidase SurE; amino-acid sequence: MSKPLILVSNDDGITSKGIRVLVSAMQKLGEVVVVAPDSPQSGMGHAITIGETLRLTEEETFQGIKAYKSSGTPADCVKLAKHYILKDRSPDLIVSGINHGSNTSISVLYSGTMSAAIEGALEGYPSIGFSLCDYSSDAEFSHVEEWVEKIANQVLQNGIPKGIALNVNFPPKQKENIKGIKVCRQAEAKWQEEFDERVDPNGRRYFWLAGNFVNFDKGEDNDEWAIANNYIAIVPCQYDLTAHHAISQMNKNWNWDELK
- a CDS encoding ATP-binding protein; its protein translation is MKRIFFFGFLLPLLGILEVSGQVPDTDSLERVLPNTEGNTRLVLLNELATFLRETKQEQALDYALEAEKLAKAQGDKSEEAKAKENIGWIYYRQGQWQKSFDYSKESYELAMEVEDLQEAARVLNNMGALYYEQKNYPQAIAQFKNAYRLSEEAEDLYTTIRSLNNVAYNFTLIDELDSARFYAIKAIEANEAAGSPYLTAFSHRVIGDIYLKKAQLDSAEYVFELAWEMAVEQGITSFQASILHRLGNVYLTNGKIDKAKAALDRGLEISVENQYLDEQSKSHKYLAIYHEKVGDINEAFRHQKLYLQLYDSLTDQSTRDRLALMQGMFQDDLNQSELDLLLAQNENQAAKLAFNRRIIIIISVAAIVVLALMIWLYFLHRNVKRTNTKLLDHQNKIQDQNADLASKSMELEEINQTKNKLFSVIGHDLRGPVGQVKTIVDLLIKGELDQEEFEELLKNLNKDVDSVYFTLDNTLKWSMAQMEGFKINRTIVKLNAVVKSSIKLLDSMIKEKGIHVNNQLQGDEEIFADRDLIEVVIRNILSNAIKYSNLGDEILLSADYDSDSCVLCINDQGVGMSKEQLDKLLSDEYVFSGSQLGTKQEKGSGLGLQVCKEFTRLNGGELSIDSELGKGTKICIKLPAAFLVNN